From the Scylla paramamosain isolate STU-SP2022 chromosome 15, ASM3559412v1, whole genome shotgun sequence genome, one window contains:
- the LOC135107388 gene encoding uncharacterized protein LOC135107388 isoform X1 translates to MSTFVCVCVCVCVRGGGCWISDRWRCWGVTTASGWLAAVFWSALVSLAPHALLTSVSVFPTPSSCTKHRQASPERHEYVSYPTSEQYMNMANAVLTSFPAILRNSDLEEHEMQLQWKLRIQCKFQNSRKRQDSSVTEVTSRKKKIPCIAPKETTCPLMYGVKANLPPRLHSEDDESLERHRQWLALHWMKKDPELDKAERLMQLTLSERCKKIINGNILVAEILNLYPWIQTFDGIIKEFLRLEPQADEPDPRVAVLKGLEKYRLPIIAILKKRKAVPLYMETLLELYDHDESQYACLVILGLLHLLGERIDSIFTKVPEEELRTGQSSVYLMVHL, encoded by the exons atgtcaacttttgtgtgtgtgtgtgtgtgtgtgtgtgtgcgcgggggtgggtgttggatcagtgacaggtggcgctgctggggagttaccactgcgagcggctggctggctgcagtgttttggtcagcactggtcagtcttgccccacacgctctattaaccagtgtttccgtcttcccgacaccttcttcctgcaccaagcaccgtcaagcatcaccagagaggcacgagtacgtaag ctatccaacatcagaacagtatatgaatatggcaaatgctgttttgacatcatttcctgccatcctgagaaacagtgatctcgaggagcatgaaatgcagctgcaatggaaattgcgcatccagtgcaagtttcagaattcaagaaagaggcaggattcctcagtgactgaggtgacgtcaaggaaaaagaagatcccttgcatagcgccaaaagagactacatgtccactgatgtatggagtaaaggctAACCTTCCACCAAGGCTTcattcagaagatgatgagtcattagagagacatagacagtggcttgctctacactggatgaagaaagatcccgagttagataag gctgaacgcctcatgcagttgacactctctgagagatgcaaaaaaataatcaatgggaacattcttgtagcagaaatcctgaacttgtacccatggattcagacttttgatggt ataatcaaggagttcctgagattagaaccacaagcggatgaaccagacccaagagtagcagttttgaaagggctggagaaatataggctcccaataattgccattctcaaaaaaagaaaagcagttcctctgtatatggaaaccttacttgaactctatgaccacgatgaaagtcaat atgcttgcttagttatattggggttacttcacctgcttggaGAAAGGATAGATTCCATTTTTactaag gtaccagaagaagaactaagaacagggcagtctagtgtgtatttgatggtgcacctgtag
- the LOC135107388 gene encoding uncharacterized protein LOC135107388 isoform X3 produces MSTFVCVCVCVCVRGGGCWISDRWRCWGVTTASGWLAAVFWSALVSLAPHALLTSVSVFPTPSSCTKHRQASPERHEYVSYPTSEQYMNMANAVLTSFPAILRNSDLEEHEMQLQWKLRIQCKFQNSRKRQDSSVTEVTSRKKKIPCIAPKETTCPLMYGVKANLPPRLHSEDDESLERHRQWLALHWMKKDPELDKIIKEFLRLEPQADEPDPRVAVLKGLEKYRLPIIAILKKRKAVPLYMETLLELYDHDESQYACLVILGLLHLLGERIDSIFTKVPEEELRTGQSSVYLMVHL; encoded by the exons atgtcaacttttgtgtgtgtgtgtgtgtgtgtgtgtgtgcgcgggggtgggtgttggatcagtgacaggtggcgctgctggggagttaccactgcgagcggctggctggctgcagtgttttggtcagcactggtcagtcttgccccacacgctctattaaccagtgtttccgtcttcccgacaccttcttcctgcaccaagcaccgtcaagcatcaccagagaggcacgagtacgtaag ctatccaacatcagaacagtatatgaatatggcaaatgctgttttgacatcatttcctgccatcctgagaaacagtgatctcgaggagcatgaaatgcagctgcaatggaaattgcgcatccagtgcaagtttcagaattcaagaaagaggcaggattcctcagtgactgaggtgacgtcaaggaaaaagaagatcccttgcatagcgccaaaagagactacatgtccactgatgtatggagtaaaggctAACCTTCCACCAAGGCTTcattcagaagatgatgagtcattagagagacatagacagtggcttgctctacactggatgaagaaagatcccgagttagataag ataatcaaggagttcctgagattagaaccacaagcggatgaaccagacccaagagtagcagttttgaaagggctggagaaatataggctcccaataattgccattctcaaaaaaagaaaagcagttcctctgtatatggaaaccttacttgaactctatgaccacgatgaaagtcaat atgcttgcttagttatattggggttacttcacctgcttggaGAAAGGATAGATTCCATTTTTactaag gtaccagaagaagaactaagaacagggcagtctagtgtgtatttgatggtgcacctgtag
- the LOC135107388 gene encoding uncharacterized protein LOC135107388 isoform X2: MSTFVCVCVCVCVRGGGCWISDRWRCWGVTTASGWLAAVFWSALVSLAPHALLTSVSVFPTPSSCTKHRQASPERHEYVSYPTSEQYMNMANAVLTSFPAILRNSDLEEHEMQLQWKLRIQCKFQNSRKRQDSSVTEVTSRKKKIPCIAPKETTCPLMYGVKANLPPRLHSEDDESLERHRQWLALHWMKKDPELDKAERLMQLTLSERCKKIINGNILVAEILNLYPWIQTFDGIIKEFLRLEPQADEPDPRVAVLKGLEKYRLPIIAILKKRKAVPLYMETLLELYDHDESQCTRRRTKNRAV, from the exons atgtcaacttttgtgtgtgtgtgtgtgtgtgtgtgtgtgcgcgggggtgggtgttggatcagtgacaggtggcgctgctggggagttaccactgcgagcggctggctggctgcagtgttttggtcagcactggtcagtcttgccccacacgctctattaaccagtgtttccgtcttcccgacaccttcttcctgcaccaagcaccgtcaagcatcaccagagaggcacgagtacgtaag ctatccaacatcagaacagtatatgaatatggcaaatgctgttttgacatcatttcctgccatcctgagaaacagtgatctcgaggagcatgaaatgcagctgcaatggaaattgcgcatccagtgcaagtttcagaattcaagaaagaggcaggattcctcagtgactgaggtgacgtcaaggaaaaagaagatcccttgcatagcgccaaaagagactacatgtccactgatgtatggagtaaaggctAACCTTCCACCAAGGCTTcattcagaagatgatgagtcattagagagacatagacagtggcttgctctacactggatgaagaaagatcccgagttagataag gctgaacgcctcatgcagttgacactctctgagagatgcaaaaaaataatcaatgggaacattcttgtagcagaaatcctgaacttgtacccatggattcagacttttgatggt ataatcaaggagttcctgagattagaaccacaagcggatgaaccagacccaagagtagcagttttgaaagggctggagaaatataggctcccaataattgccattctcaaaaaaagaaaagcagttcctctgtatatggaaaccttacttgaactctatgaccacgatgaaagtcaat gtaccagaagaagaactaagaacagggcagtctag
- the LOC135107388 gene encoding uncharacterized protein LOC135107388 isoform X4, protein MSTFVCVCVCVCVRGGGCWISDRWRCWGVTTASGWLAAVFWSALVSLAPHALLTSVSVFPTPSSCTKHRQASPERHEYVSYPTSEQYMNMANAVLTSFPAILRNSDLEEHEMQLQWKLRIQCKFQNSRKRQDSSVTEVTSRKKKIPCIAPKETTCPLMYGVKANLPPRLHSEDDESLERHRQWLALHWMKKDPELDKAERLMQLTLSERCKKIINGNILVAEILNLYPWIQTFDGIIKEFLRLEPQADEPDPRVAVLKGLEKYRLPIIAILKKRKAVPLYMETLLELYDHDESQYN, encoded by the exons atgtcaacttttgtgtgtgtgtgtgtgtgtgtgtgtgtgcgcgggggtgggtgttggatcagtgacaggtggcgctgctggggagttaccactgcgagcggctggctggctgcagtgttttggtcagcactggtcagtcttgccccacacgctctattaaccagtgtttccgtcttcccgacaccttcttcctgcaccaagcaccgtcaagcatcaccagagaggcacgagtacgtaag ctatccaacatcagaacagtatatgaatatggcaaatgctgttttgacatcatttcctgccatcctgagaaacagtgatctcgaggagcatgaaatgcagctgcaatggaaattgcgcatccagtgcaagtttcagaattcaagaaagaggcaggattcctcagtgactgaggtgacgtcaaggaaaaagaagatcccttgcatagcgccaaaagagactacatgtccactgatgtatggagtaaaggctAACCTTCCACCAAGGCTTcattcagaagatgatgagtcattagagagacatagacagtggcttgctctacactggatgaagaaagatcccgagttagataag gctgaacgcctcatgcagttgacactctctgagagatgcaaaaaaataatcaatgggaacattcttgtagcagaaatcctgaacttgtacccatggattcagacttttgatggt ataatcaaggagttcctgagattagaaccacaagcggatgaaccagacccaagagtagcagttttgaaagggctggagaaatataggctcccaataattgccattctcaaaaaaagaaaagcagttcctctgtatatggaaaccttacttgaactctatgaccacgatgaaagtcaat ATAATTAg
- the LOC135107388 gene encoding uncharacterized protein LOC135107388 isoform X5, protein MNMANAVLTSFPAILRNSDLEEHEMQLQWKLRIQCKFQNSRKRQDSSVTEVTSRKKKIPCIAPKETTCPLMYGVKANLPPRLHSEDDESLERHRQWLALHWMKKDPELDKAERLMQLTLSERCKKIINGNILVAEILNLYPWIQTFDGIIKEFLRLEPQADEPDPRVAVLKGLEKYRLPIIAILKKRKAVPLYMETLLELYDHDESQYACLVILGLLHLLGERIDSIFTKVPEEELRTGQSSVYLMVHL, encoded by the exons atgaatatggcaaatgctgttttgacatcatttcctgccatcctgagaaacagtgatctcgaggagcatgaaatgcagctgcaatggaaattgcgcatccagtgcaagtttcagaattcaagaaagaggcaggattcctcagtgactgaggtgacgtcaaggaaaaagaagatcccttgcatagcgccaaaagagactacatgtccactgatgtatggagtaaaggctAACCTTCCACCAAGGCTTcattcagaagatgatgagtcattagagagacatagacagtggcttgctctacactggatgaagaaagatcccgagttagataag gctgaacgcctcatgcagttgacactctctgagagatgcaaaaaaataatcaatgggaacattcttgtagcagaaatcctgaacttgtacccatggattcagacttttgatggt ataatcaaggagttcctgagattagaaccacaagcggatgaaccagacccaagagtagcagttttgaaagggctggagaaatataggctcccaataattgccattctcaaaaaaagaaaagcagttcctctgtatatggaaaccttacttgaactctatgaccacgatgaaagtcaat atgcttgcttagttatattggggttacttcacctgcttggaGAAAGGATAGATTCCATTTTTactaag gtaccagaagaagaactaagaacagggcagtctagtgtgtatttgatggtgcacctgtag